CACTACAACCGAAAACGTGGCAGCAGCGGATAATGCTGCTACAGATGCGCATGCCAGTCATGATATGACAAGTGGGTCGATGACAGCCATGCATAAAGAGTACAATGACTCCATGACGGTGATGCATGATGAGATGATGGTTGGCATGGGATACAATGATCCTGATGCTGCCTTTGCTCAAGGCATGCTCGGTCATCACATCGGTGCCGTCGACATGGCAGAGATTCAGCTAAAGTATGGCACTGATGCCGAGATGCGTCAGCTCGCACAAGAAATCATAGATGCGCAAAAAGCTGAGATTGAGCAGATGCAGACTTGGCTTGCCAGCAACCCTGATGCTGCTGAACCAACGGCTGATACTGCAGCCATGCAACAAGCTTATGCTGACGGCATGGATGCAATGCATGATGATATG
The sequence above is a segment of the Psychrobacter fulvigenes genome. Coding sequences within it:
- the copM gene encoding CopM family metallochaperone → MKTLKNSCLVVLTVSISAALMLSACQSANDAVETTDASTTTATTTENVAAADNAATDAHASHDMTSGSMTAMHKEYNDSMTVMHDEMMVGMGYNDPDAAFAQGMLGHHIGAVDMAEIQLKYGTDAEMRQLAQEIIDAQKAEIEQMQTWLASNPDAAEPTADTAAMQQAYADGMDAMHDDMMAGIADPNPDMAFARGMLPHHVGAIDMAEVQLKYGKDAEMRKLAEEVIAAQKAEIEQMQNWIATHSS